One genomic region from Streptomyces sp. NBC_01304 encodes:
- a CDS encoding non-ribosomal peptide synthetase/type I polyketide synthase → MNSQANEDRLRRAMAAVLQLQKRNAELENQRYEPVAIVAMSCRLPGGVRTPEDYWQLLDDGRDAIGPLPARWDGLDLYDPDPSAIGKSYAREGGFLDGLDEFDAAFFGVSAREALSMEPQQRLVLEASWEALERAGIRPDALGGSRTGVYLGAMRSDYDTGNAPLESFDGYQGTGIQSSVVSGRVSYVLGLQGPALTLDTACSSSLVAVHSAVAALRSGECDLALAGGVTAMASPAMFVESSRLGAMAPDGRCKSFSARADGAIWSEGVGILVLKPLSAAQRDGDKVLAVIRGSAVNQDGRSQGLTAPNGPAQQRVIRDALAASRLTPADIDAIDAHGTGTPLGDPIEAGALAEVFGPGRDSELPVWLGSSKSNIGHTQAAAGVAGLMKMVLALQHESLPRTLHADEPSPHIDWADSGLRLLQEPRPWRRGERVRRAGVSAFGISGTNAHLVVEEAPAPAPVTVDADATTPAEAPETAELPSSARPLLLSGHDQQALRAQAGRWAQWLTEHGDTPWQDVLRTAALHRTHLEARASVVAGDADEAAAALTALAEGRPHPGVVTSSARDRGKVAFVFPGQGSQWLGMGRALIAENEVFRTAIAECDEALHPWTGWSVMDLLTEPEGEELPSFERIDVLQPALFAVMIGLAAVWRSLGVEPAAVVGSSQGEVPAAVVAGALSLKDGARLAALRSQGQRRECSGRGAMALIELPVDEVEELIAPYGAALSVAVVNTAGSTVISGDVPAVEQLLGEMEGREVFCRRIQSDTAGHSAHIDPMLPWLREQLTDLRPTAHSITFCSTVTGEVMDGTALDAAYWCRNLRETVRMDRALDRLVADGYGVFVEISPHPILGMPLTAATADAHGAVVGSLRRDADSMSQLMLSLGTLHAQGHQVDWTRILGTAPRSAAVALPTYAFRRTSYWSDFAGYRELDPAEREALLRKRQEQPTGATEGPAALRARLRALDEDARHASLTEVVREEAAAVLGAPEPVPADKRLQELGLDSIMALQLRNRLSDLTGATLPANLAFKHPTPHDVAGYLIEHALGEIEGAPAAPPLQRAEERAVHPATDGQRRLWFLEQMQPGSAQYNTPLLLRTARRLDADAFTAALRHVMDRHEALRTGLEMRDGALVQVVHGEYDLPLAHEDLSGLDEQQLDARVRHEERIPLALNGPSMLRCLLADTHDGGQLIGLFLHHAVTDGWSLSLLTRELFDTYTALVDGRDPQLPEISYQLGDYAAWEQRALAEGHFAPSLDHYATELEGMGRLELPPAARVDGADGVDGTDAHDGTVGFTIPAELSTGLQDLAARASLTPYTVYASAFAVLLARTTGSYDFGLGTVWANRQLPGVEGTLGFLVGTLPLRCDLTGDPTFDELLASTAPRILGVLDHQDVPLTEILKVAGGERTGDENPLFSAVFNYRANTFPDLGEGDTGWTHLPGAAVGGGPRGVAKSEIGMTIAPADDGLRGELEFLPGVLDRASAHRLVANFRTLLASLVEGHDRPISELRVIDEAEASWLAETGGTSAAEVTDDTAIRRILHQAHRTPDATALITDAGEVSYRDLVLRASAMAGQLRSAGVTGETLVGIHLPRSADLVVAVLATWLAGGAYVPMDPDYPKARLDHVIQDSGLDVVVSTRAGSADIADDRIQVLLADALPAPAPDADLADIEAAAALSDLAYVIYTSGSTGKPKGVQLEHAQFANFCSAMDERVGGGPGDTWLAVTSLSFDISTLELLWTLTRGYRVVVAEGGPARWADQLPYAPTHLQCTPSLARMLLADADGRALVQGLDRMLVGGEALDRGLARKLLRLCPDGLMNMYGPTETTVWSAAWNAVPGEVALGEPLLNNILYVLDPQGRRVPRGTRGELYIGGLGVARGYLHRPELTAERFVDDPFADAPGARMYRTGDVVRHRADGTLEFCGRADAQVKLRGHRIELGEIEAVAGEHPAVAECAAVVREDIAGDPRLCLYWVPAANRTALDEDLLRHAAERLPAAMVPGRLFRMEELPHTPNKKVDRGALLALPAPTESRPRPAVTGDDVEALVTGAWTEVLGHGDIDPDRGIFDLGANSMTALEAHKLMCAGLGREFPLSVLFRYPTVRQLAAHLRDEGQTPLPGPEFTGRKRSTEQDAVAIVGMAVRLPGAPDVDAYWHNLRHGIESITHFTAEEQRAAGIGEDLLGHPDYVPAKGVVTGADLFDAEFFDCSPAEAEIMDPQHRLFLECSWQALEHAGVRPASFDGSVGVFAGSGGAQYAGAEEATEMSDVYRQMVGTKNDFLATRVAHKLNLRGPALTVQTACSTSLVATHLARESLLRGESDIALAGGSSLALPLELGYLHQEGLVFSPDGKCRAFDEKGAGTVLADGVGVVVLRRLSDALASGDHIYAVIRGSAINNDGSNKVGFTAPSVAGQARVIAAAQAEAGVSPDTVGLIEAHGTATALGDPIEVQALQQVFAAAERAEPCAIGSVKTNIGHTDATAGVAGLIKAALCLHRGELVPSLNFESPNPEMGLDPNLFYVNTETKPWEAQDGPRRAGVSAFGLGGTNAHVVLEEPPLWEPGESAETAAPTPLPVVVSAHSEAALVEQAGRWASWLDANPGVRLHDVAATAARHRTHFAARASVSAASVEEAVAGLRSLAEGVPHPAVAQGTAARRGKTVFVYPGQGSQWAGMGRELLAQSEVFARTIDACDAALRPFTGWSVRDVLADQGADPSADQGADRPPLDRVDVVQPALFAMAVGLTALWRSLGVEPAAVVGHSQGEVVAGVVSGALTLEQGAQIVARRSHAVLACAGQGGMALIERPVAQVEEFLAPYGDALSVAAVNTAGSTVISGQAAELDALVADLQAQDVYARKINVDYASHNAQMDPLLPALAEDFAGIVPKATDIAFYSTVTGQIADGAELDATYWCRNLREPVRFDQALDRLLDDGHHVFVEISAHPVLGMPLTDGSAERGGVVVGSLAREQGGLSRLLYNAGELHVQGHALDWDRVLGADATAVVPLPSYAFQSERHWREQALPGRGAAKGQGQAFWDAVNSGEADRVAELIGAPEQLREGVAQLMPLLTEWLQRQTDEASPGQGRRSAAGDPGFHDRLLAHDEEERLALVLGLLKDEIAPVLGLAAGDIPDAQPLVQLGMDSLMAVGLRARITRITGAQVPTRLVLGEAGCVGIARTVIAKVLPETAEAQADAAGPGSWLRTMKPVLQPRARIVCVAGAGGTTAAQVPLIRMLPDDVELLAVQLPGRAERALEPAATDMGAVVRGIVGELMDRDPVPTVLYGHSQGSWLAWELAHALADRPDGPALTFVPACGLPPNSPPPPGMRHMEELAKSLETMSFEDLAAALVGILPDAILASEELLTDYREALRDDHVLALSHRNSMENDSRDALRIPVHAISATDDPVLPAEHVQAWQEYTRGDFVHRTIAGSHAAPIENYEAMAAELLRAIPETPGDDNA, encoded by the coding sequence ATGAACTCCCAGGCGAACGAGGACCGGCTTCGGCGAGCCATGGCCGCCGTCCTCCAGCTCCAGAAGCGCAACGCCGAGCTGGAGAACCAGCGCTACGAGCCAGTGGCGATCGTCGCCATGTCCTGCCGGCTGCCCGGCGGCGTCCGCACCCCGGAGGACTACTGGCAGCTGCTCGACGACGGCCGCGACGCCATCGGCCCGCTGCCGGCCCGCTGGGACGGTCTCGACCTGTACGACCCCGACCCCTCGGCGATCGGCAAGAGCTACGCCCGCGAAGGCGGATTCCTCGACGGGCTCGACGAGTTCGACGCCGCCTTCTTCGGGGTGTCCGCGCGCGAGGCCCTGTCCATGGAGCCGCAGCAGCGCCTCGTCCTGGAGGCGTCCTGGGAGGCCCTGGAGCGCGCCGGGATCCGGCCCGACGCCCTGGGCGGCAGCCGGACCGGCGTCTATCTGGGCGCCATGCGCTCCGACTACGACACCGGCAACGCGCCCCTGGAGAGCTTCGACGGCTACCAGGGCACCGGCATCCAGAGCAGCGTCGTCTCCGGCCGCGTCTCCTACGTCCTCGGGCTGCAGGGCCCGGCCCTGACCCTGGACACCGCCTGCTCCTCCTCGCTGGTCGCCGTGCACTCCGCAGTCGCCGCACTGCGCAGCGGCGAGTGCGATCTGGCCCTCGCCGGCGGTGTCACCGCGATGGCCTCGCCGGCCATGTTCGTCGAGTCCAGCAGGCTCGGCGCGATGGCCCCCGACGGGCGCTGCAAGAGCTTCTCCGCACGGGCCGACGGCGCCATCTGGTCCGAGGGCGTCGGCATTCTCGTCCTCAAGCCGCTCAGCGCCGCGCAGCGCGACGGCGACAAGGTGCTCGCCGTGATCCGGGGCTCCGCCGTCAACCAGGACGGCCGCAGCCAGGGCCTGACCGCGCCGAACGGACCCGCGCAGCAGCGCGTCATCCGCGACGCCCTCGCCGCCTCCCGGCTCACCCCCGCCGACATCGACGCGATCGACGCCCACGGCACCGGCACCCCGCTCGGCGACCCCATCGAGGCGGGCGCCCTCGCGGAGGTCTTCGGGCCGGGCCGTGACTCCGAACTGCCCGTCTGGCTCGGCTCGTCGAAGTCCAACATCGGCCACACCCAGGCCGCGGCCGGCGTCGCGGGCCTGATGAAGATGGTCCTCGCCCTGCAGCACGAGTCGCTGCCGCGCACCCTGCACGCCGACGAGCCCAGCCCGCACATCGACTGGGCCGACAGCGGCCTGCGCCTGCTCCAGGAACCGCGCCCGTGGCGGCGCGGCGAGCGGGTGCGCCGGGCCGGCGTCTCGGCGTTCGGCATCAGCGGCACCAACGCGCACCTGGTGGTCGAGGAGGCCCCCGCGCCCGCCCCCGTCACGGTCGACGCCGACGCGACCACCCCCGCCGAAGCGCCCGAGACCGCTGAACTCCCATCGTCCGCAAGGCCGTTGTTGCTTTCCGGCCACGACCAGCAGGCGCTGCGCGCACAGGCCGGCCGCTGGGCGCAGTGGCTCACCGAGCACGGCGACACCCCGTGGCAGGACGTCCTGCGCACCGCCGCGCTGCACCGCACCCACCTCGAAGCGCGGGCCTCCGTCGTCGCGGGCGACGCCGACGAAGCGGCAGCGGCCCTGACCGCGCTGGCCGAAGGCCGCCCGCACCCCGGCGTGGTGACGAGCTCTGCCCGCGACCGGGGCAAGGTCGCCTTCGTCTTTCCCGGCCAGGGCTCGCAGTGGCTGGGCATGGGCCGCGCCTTGATCGCCGAGAACGAGGTGTTCCGGACGGCGATCGCCGAGTGCGACGAGGCGCTGCACCCCTGGACCGGCTGGTCGGTCATGGACCTGCTGACCGAACCCGAGGGCGAGGAACTGCCGTCGTTCGAGCGGATCGACGTGCTGCAGCCCGCCCTGTTCGCGGTGATGATCGGCCTCGCCGCCGTCTGGCGCTCCCTCGGCGTGGAACCCGCCGCCGTGGTCGGCTCCAGCCAGGGCGAGGTGCCCGCGGCCGTGGTGGCCGGGGCGCTCAGCCTGAAGGACGGCGCACGGCTCGCCGCGCTGCGCTCCCAGGGTCAGCGCCGCGAGTGCAGCGGCCGCGGCGCGATGGCGCTCATCGAGCTGCCGGTCGACGAGGTCGAGGAGCTGATCGCCCCCTACGGCGCCGCCCTGTCGGTCGCGGTCGTCAACACGGCGGGCTCGACGGTCATATCCGGCGACGTCCCGGCCGTGGAGCAACTCCTCGGCGAGATGGAGGGCCGCGAGGTCTTCTGCCGGCGCATCCAGTCGGACACCGCCGGGCACAGCGCGCACATCGACCCGATGCTGCCCTGGCTGCGTGAACAGCTCACCGACCTGCGGCCCACCGCCCACAGCATCACCTTCTGCTCGACCGTGACCGGCGAGGTCATGGACGGCACCGCACTCGACGCCGCGTACTGGTGCCGCAACCTCCGCGAGACCGTACGCATGGACCGCGCCCTCGACCGCCTGGTGGCCGACGGGTACGGCGTCTTCGTCGAGATCAGCCCGCACCCGATCCTCGGCATGCCGCTGACCGCCGCCACCGCCGACGCACACGGCGCCGTCGTCGGCAGCCTGCGTCGCGACGCCGACTCCATGTCCCAACTCATGCTCTCCCTCGGCACGTTGCACGCCCAGGGCCATCAGGTCGACTGGACCCGGATCCTCGGCACCGCCCCGCGCAGTGCCGCCGTCGCGCTGCCCACGTACGCCTTCCGGCGCACGTCCTACTGGAGCGACTTCGCCGGCTACCGAGAGCTCGACCCCGCCGAGCGCGAGGCGCTGCTCCGCAAGCGCCAGGAGCAGCCCACCGGCGCCACCGAAGGGCCGGCCGCACTGCGCGCCCGCCTCCGCGCGCTCGACGAGGACGCCCGCCACGCGAGCCTCACCGAGGTCGTGCGCGAGGAGGCCGCCGCCGTCCTCGGCGCCCCGGAGCCGGTCCCCGCCGACAAGCGGCTGCAGGAGCTGGGCCTCGACTCGATCATGGCGCTGCAGCTCCGGAACCGGCTCTCCGACCTCACCGGCGCCACCCTGCCGGCCAACCTCGCGTTCAAGCACCCGACCCCGCACGACGTGGCCGGATACCTCATCGAGCACGCCCTGGGCGAGATCGAGGGTGCCCCCGCCGCGCCGCCCCTGCAGCGCGCCGAGGAGCGCGCGGTGCACCCGGCGACCGACGGACAGCGCCGGCTGTGGTTCCTGGAACAGATGCAGCCCGGCAGCGCGCAGTACAACACCCCGCTGCTGCTGCGCACCGCCCGCCGCCTCGACGCGGACGCCTTCACCGCCGCCCTGCGCCACGTGATGGACCGTCATGAAGCGCTGCGCACCGGCCTGGAGATGCGGGACGGCGCACTCGTGCAGGTCGTCCACGGCGAGTACGACCTGCCCCTCGCCCACGAGGACCTTTCGGGCCTCGACGAGCAGCAGCTCGACGCGCGCGTCCGGCACGAGGAGCGCATCCCCCTCGCGCTGAACGGGCCGAGCATGCTGCGCTGCCTGCTCGCCGACACCCACGACGGCGGACAGCTGATCGGCCTCTTCCTGCACCACGCCGTCACGGACGGCTGGTCCCTGTCGCTGCTCACCCGCGAACTGTTCGACACCTACACCGCGCTGGTGGACGGCCGCGATCCGCAACTGCCCGAGATCTCCTACCAGTTGGGCGACTACGCCGCCTGGGAGCAACGCGCCCTCGCCGAAGGCCACTTCGCGCCCTCGCTCGACCACTACGCGACCGAGCTCGAAGGGATGGGCCGACTCGAACTGCCACCGGCCGCTCGCGTCGACGGCGCGGACGGCGTCGACGGCACGGACGCCCACGACGGCACGGTCGGCTTCACGATCCCCGCCGAGCTGAGCACCGGCCTCCAGGACCTCGCCGCCCGCGCCTCCCTGACTCCGTACACCGTGTACGCGAGCGCCTTCGCGGTGCTGCTCGCCCGCACCACCGGGTCGTACGACTTCGGACTCGGCACGGTCTGGGCCAACCGCCAACTCCCGGGCGTGGAGGGCACGCTCGGCTTCCTCGTCGGCACCCTGCCGCTGCGCTGCGACCTCACCGGCGACCCGACCTTCGACGAGCTGCTCGCCTCGACCGCGCCCCGGATCCTCGGCGTGCTCGACCACCAGGACGTACCGCTCACCGAGATCCTCAAGGTCGCGGGCGGTGAGCGCACCGGCGACGAGAACCCGCTGTTCAGCGCCGTCTTCAACTACCGGGCCAACACCTTCCCCGACCTGGGCGAGGGCGACACCGGCTGGACCCACCTGCCCGGAGCGGCCGTGGGAGGCGGGCCGCGCGGCGTCGCCAAGTCCGAGATCGGCATGACGATCGCCCCGGCGGACGACGGCCTGCGCGGCGAACTCGAATTCCTGCCCGGCGTCCTCGACCGGGCCTCGGCCCACCGCCTGGTGGCCAACTTCCGCACCCTGCTCGCTTCCCTCGTCGAGGGGCACGACCGCCCGATCAGCGAACTCCGCGTCATCGACGAGGCGGAGGCGTCCTGGCTGGCCGAGACCGGCGGCACCTCCGCGGCCGAGGTCACCGATGACACCGCGATCCGCCGCATCCTGCACCAGGCCCACCGCACCCCGGACGCGACCGCCCTGATCACCGACGCGGGCGAGGTCTCCTACCGCGACCTGGTGCTCCGCGCCTCCGCGATGGCCGGACAGCTGCGCTCCGCGGGCGTCACCGGCGAGACCCTGGTCGGCATCCATCTGCCGCGCTCCGCCGACCTGGTGGTCGCGGTCCTCGCCACCTGGCTGGCCGGCGGCGCCTACGTACCGATGGACCCCGACTACCCCAAGGCCCGGCTCGACCACGTCATCCAGGACAGCGGCCTCGACGTCGTCGTCTCCACCCGGGCGGGCTCCGCGGACATCGCGGACGACCGCATCCAGGTGCTCCTCGCCGACGCGCTGCCCGCCCCGGCGCCCGACGCCGACTTGGCGGACATCGAGGCCGCGGCGGCCCTCTCCGACCTCGCGTACGTCATCTACACGTCGGGCTCGACGGGCAAGCCGAAGGGCGTGCAGCTGGAGCACGCCCAGTTCGCCAACTTCTGCTCCGCCATGGACGAGCGGGTCGGCGGCGGCCCCGGCGACACCTGGCTCGCGGTGACGAGCCTGTCCTTCGACATCTCCACCCTGGAGCTGCTCTGGACCCTGACCCGCGGCTACCGCGTGGTCGTCGCCGAGGGCGGCCCGGCCCGCTGGGCCGACCAACTGCCGTACGCGCCCACCCATTTGCAGTGCACCCCGTCGCTCGCCCGGATGCTCCTCGCGGACGCCGACGGCCGGGCCCTCGTACAGGGCCTGGACCGGATGCTGGTCGGCGGCGAAGCCCTCGACCGGGGCCTCGCCCGCAAGCTCCTGCGGCTGTGCCCGGACGGCCTGATGAACATGTACGGGCCCACCGAGACCACCGTCTGGTCCGCCGCCTGGAACGCCGTACCCGGCGAAGTCGCCCTCGGTGAACCGCTGTTGAACAACATCCTGTACGTACTCGACCCTCAGGGCCGCAGGGTCCCGCGCGGCACCCGGGGCGAGCTGTACATCGGTGGCCTCGGGGTCGCCCGCGGCTATCTGCACCGCCCCGAGCTGACCGCGGAACGCTTCGTCGACGACCCCTTCGCCGACGCGCCGGGCGCCCGGATGTACCGCACCGGCGACGTGGTCCGCCACCGCGCCGACGGCACCCTGGAGTTCTGCGGCCGGGCCGACGCACAGGTCAAGCTGCGCGGGCACCGCATCGAGCTGGGCGAGATCGAGGCCGTCGCCGGCGAGCACCCGGCCGTCGCCGAATGCGCCGCCGTGGTCCGCGAGGACATCGCCGGCGACCCCCGGCTCTGCCTCTACTGGGTGCCGGCCGCGAACCGCACCGCTCTCGACGAGGACCTGCTGCGCCACGCCGCCGAGCGGCTGCCCGCAGCCATGGTCCCGGGCCGCCTCTTCCGCATGGAGGAGCTGCCGCACACCCCGAACAAGAAGGTCGACCGGGGCGCCCTGCTCGCCCTGCCCGCACCGACCGAGTCGCGGCCGCGGCCCGCCGTCACCGGTGACGACGTCGAGGCGCTGGTCACCGGCGCCTGGACCGAGGTGCTCGGGCACGGAGACATCGACCCGGACCGCGGCATCTTCGACCTCGGCGCCAACTCCATGACCGCCCTTGAAGCGCACAAGCTGATGTGCGCCGGGCTCGGCCGCGAGTTCCCGCTCTCCGTCCTGTTCCGCTATCCGACCGTCCGCCAGCTCGCCGCCCATCTGCGTGACGAGGGCCAAACACCGCTCCCCGGACCGGAGTTCACCGGGCGCAAGCGGTCCACGGAACAGGACGCGGTCGCGATCGTAGGCATGGCGGTCCGGCTGCCCGGCGCCCCCGACGTCGACGCCTACTGGCACAACCTGCGCCACGGCATCGAGTCGATCACCCACTTCACCGCGGAGGAGCAGCGCGCCGCCGGCATCGGCGAGGACCTGCTCGGCCACCCCGACTACGTACCGGCCAAGGGAGTCGTGACGGGCGCCGACCTCTTCGACGCCGAGTTCTTCGACTGCTCGCCCGCCGAGGCCGAGATCATGGACCCGCAGCACCGGCTCTTCCTGGAGTGCTCCTGGCAGGCCCTCGAACACGCCGGGGTGCGGCCCGCCTCCTTCGACGGCAGCGTCGGCGTCTTCGCGGGTTCCGGCGGCGCCCAGTACGCGGGCGCCGAAGAGGCCACCGAGATGTCGGACGTCTACCGGCAGATGGTCGGCACGAAGAACGACTTCCTCGCCACCCGCGTCGCCCACAAGCTCAACCTGCGCGGCCCCGCCCTCACCGTCCAGACCGCCTGCTCGACCAGCCTGGTCGCCACCCACCTGGCCCGCGAGTCCCTGCTGCGCGGCGAGTCCGACATCGCCCTCGCGGGTGGCTCCTCCCTTGCCCTGCCCCTCGAACTCGGGTACCTCCACCAGGAAGGCCTGGTCTTCTCGCCGGACGGCAAGTGCCGCGCCTTCGACGAGAAGGGCGCGGGCACGGTCCTCGCCGACGGTGTCGGCGTCGTCGTCCTGCGCCGGCTCTCCGACGCCCTCGCCTCCGGCGACCACATCTACGCGGTCATCCGTGGCAGCGCCATCAACAACGACGGCTCCAACAAGGTCGGCTTCACCGCGCCGAGCGTCGCGGGCCAGGCCCGGGTCATCGCGGCCGCGCAAGCCGAGGCCGGGGTGAGCCCCGACACCGTCGGCCTCATCGAGGCCCACGGCACGGCCACCGCCCTGGGCGACCCCATCGAAGTGCAGGCGCTGCAGCAGGTGTTCGCGGCCGCCGAGCGGGCGGAGCCCTGCGCGATCGGCTCGGTGAAGACCAACATCGGCCACACCGACGCCACCGCGGGCGTCGCCGGACTCATCAAGGCCGCGCTCTGTCTGCACCGCGGCGAACTCGTGCCCAGCCTCAACTTCGAGAGCCCGAACCCCGAGATGGGGCTCGACCCCAATCTGTTCTACGTCAACACCGAGACCAAGCCGTGGGAAGCCCAGGACGGACCGCGCCGGGCCGGCGTCTCGGCCTTCGGCCTCGGCGGCACCAACGCGCATGTCGTGCTGGAGGAGCCGCCGCTGTGGGAGCCGGGGGAGTCCGCCGAGACGGCCGCGCCCACGCCGCTTCCGGTGGTGGTGTCGGCGCACAGCGAGGCCGCGCTCGTCGAGCAGGCGGGACGCTGGGCGTCCTGGCTCGACGCCAACCCCGGCGTACGGCTCCACGATGTCGCCGCCACCGCTGCGCGGCACCGCACGCACTTCGCCGCCCGGGCGAGCGTGAGTGCCGCGTCGGTCGAGGAGGCCGTGGCCGGGCTGCGGTCCCTGGCCGAGGGGGTGCCGCATCCCGCGGTCGCCCAGGGCACGGCCGCGCGGCGCGGCAAGACGGTGTTCGTGTATCCGGGGCAGGGCTCGCAGTGGGCCGGGATGGGGCGTGAACTCCTCGCGCAGAGCGAGGTGTTCGCCCGGACGATCGACGCCTGCGATGCGGCGCTCCGCCCCTTCACGGGCTGGTCCGTGCGGGACGTACTCGCAGACCAGGGCGCAGACCCGAGTGCAGACCAGGGCGCGGACCGCCCGCCGCTGGACCGGGTGGACGTGGTCCAGCCCGCCCTGTTCGCGATGGCCGTGGGCCTGACCGCGTTGTGGCGTTCCCTGGGTGTGGAGCCTGCCGCGGTGGTGGGGCACTCGCAGGGCGAGGTCGTTGCCGGTGTGGTGAGCGGTGCTCTCACTTTGGAGCAGGGGGCGCAGATCGTGGCCCGTCGCTCGCACGCGGTCCTCGCGTGCGCCGGCCAGGGTGGCATGGCTCTGATCGAGCGTCCTGTGGCCCAAGTCGAGGAGTTCCTGGCCCCGTACGGCGATGCGCTGTCCGTCGCGGCGGTGAACACGGCTGGCTCGACGGTGATTTCAGGTCAGGCCGCAGAGCTGGACGCGCTGGTGGCGGATCTTCAGGCGCAGGACGTATACGCCCGGAAGATCAACGTCGACTACGCCTCGCACAACGCCCAGATGGACCCCCTCCTCCCCGCCCTCGCCGAGGACTTCGCGGGCATCGTGCCCAAGGCCACGGACATCGCCTTCTACTCGACAGTGACCGGACAGATCGCCGACGGCGCCGAACTCGACGCCACCTACTGGTGCCGCAACCTCCGCGAGCCGGTCCGCTTCGACCAGGCCCTCGACCGGCTGCTCGACGACGGACACCACGTGTTCGTGGAGATCTCCGCCCACCCCGTGCTCGGCATGCCGCTCACCGACGGCAGCGCCGAACGCGGTGGCGTCGTCGTGGGCTCGCTCGCCCGCGAACAGGGCGGACTGTCCCGACTCCTGTACAACGCGGGCGAGTTGCACGTCCAGGGCCACGCCCTCGACTGGGACCGCGTCCTCGGCGCCGACGCCACAGCCGTCGTGCCGCTGCCTTCCTACGCCTTCCAGAGCGAGCGGCACTGGCGGGAGCAGGCCCTCCCCGGCCGTGGCGCGGCCAAGGGACAGGGCCAGGCGTTCTGGGACGCCGTGAACTCGGGCGAGGCGGACCGGGTCGCGGAGCTGATCGGTGCCCCCGAGCAACTGCGCGAAGGCGTCGCCCAGTTGATGCCGCTGCTCACCGAGTGGCTGCAACGACAGACCGACGAGGCGTCCCCGGGGCAAGGCCGCCGGAGCGCCGCAGGAGACCCCGGATTCCATGACCGGCTCCTCGCGCACGACGAGGAGGAGCGCCTCGCCCTGGTGCTCGGCCTGCTGAAGGACGAGATCGCCCCGGTGCTCGGCCTGGCCGCCGGGGACATCCCCGACGCCCAGCCGCTCGTCCAGCTCGGCATGGACTCCCTGATGGCGGTCGGCCTGCGCGCCCGCATCACCCGGATCACCGGCGCCCAGGTACCGACCCGGCTCGTCCTGGGCGAGGCCGGATGCGTCGGCATCGCGCGGACGGTCATCGCCAAGGTGCTGCCCGAAACCGCCGAGGCCCAGGCCGACGCGGCCGGCCCGGGAAGCTGGCTGCGGACCATGAAGCCGGTCCTGCAACCGCGCGCCAGGATCGTCTGCGTCGCCGGAGCAGGCGGCACCACCGCCGCCCAGGTCCCGCTGATCCGGATGCTCCCGGACGACGTCGAGCTGCTGGCCGTACAGCTGCCGGGCCGGGCGGAGCGCGCCCTGGAACCCGCCGCCACCGACATGGGCGCCGTGGTGCGGGGCATCGTCGGCGAACTCATGGACCGGGACCCCGTACCGACGGTGTTGTACGGGCACAGTCAGGGATCCTGGCTGGCCTGGGAGCTAGCCCACGCACTGGCCGACCGGCCCGACGGGCCCGCGCTCACCTTCGTACCGGCCTGCGGTCTGCCGCCCAACTCGCCGCCGCCGCCCGGCATGCGGCACATGGAGGAGCTGGCCAAGTCCCTCGAAACTATGAGCTTCGAGGACCTGGCGGCAGCGCTCGTCGGCATCCTGCCCGACGCCATCCTGGCCAGCGAAGAACTCCTCACCGACTATCGCGAGGCGCTGCGCGACGACCACGTCCTGGCCCTCAGCCACCGGAATTCCATGGAGAACGACTCCAGGGACGCCCTGCGCATTCCCGTCCACGCCATTTCCGCGACGGACGACCCGGTCCTCCCGGCCGAACACGTGCAGGCCTGGCAGGAATACACCCGCGGAGACTTCGTGCACCGGACCATCGCCGGAAGTCACGCGGCTCCGATCGAGAACTACGAGGCGATGGCCGCAGAACTCCTGCGCGCCATTCCGGAGACCCCAGGAGACGACAATGCCTGA
- a CDS encoding alpha/beta hydrolase, with translation MPDIVRPDGAHIHYEVSGSGEPVLLLAPGSVHSETAAWETNFYHPVPELAPHFQVIAMDQRHAGRSPAPAAPFSYEQTVADQLAVLDEVGVDRVHVVAAGIGCAHAWRLAAEAPERILSVVAQEPVGRDGTNTLGDFFGLFDEAMRLPRAASFDDPKTEGLGAVIEAAAQDGSFARNPAAGPFAQRLHDDAEFHDEFLALRRERYITTLVRYRDAIFPADSAYFSVPEGNIAAFPAPLLVLPGTGGRQPESIAKRIASEAPSARLVDAGFDAPAKQSETVETVVAFLSQNNPK, from the coding sequence ATGCCTGACATCGTGCGGCCGGACGGTGCACACATCCACTACGAGGTGAGCGGCTCCGGCGAACCGGTGCTGCTCCTCGCCCCCGGGAGCGTGCACAGCGAGACGGCGGCGTGGGAGACGAACTTCTACCACCCCGTGCCCGAACTCGCGCCGCACTTCCAGGTCATCGCCATGGACCAGCGGCACGCCGGCCGCAGCCCGGCCCCCGCCGCCCCGTTCTCGTACGAGCAGACCGTCGCCGACCAACTGGCCGTCCTCGACGAGGTCGGCGTAGACCGCGTCCATGTCGTCGCGGCCGGGATCGGCTGTGCGCACGCCTGGCGGCTCGCCGCCGAGGCACCCGAGCGGATCCTCTCCGTGGTGGCCCAGGAGCCCGTCGGCCGCGACGGCACCAACACGCTCGGCGACTTCTTCGGCCTCTTCGACGAGGCGATGCGGCTGCCGCGCGCGGCCTCCTTCGACGACCCCAAGACCGAAGGACTCGGCGCGGTGATCGAGGCGGCCGCACAGGACGGCAGCTTCGCGCGGAACCCGGCCGCGGGGCCGTTCGCACAGCGCCTGCACGACGACGCGGAATTCCACGACGAGTTCCTGGCCCTGCGGCGCGAGCGGTACATCACCACGCTCGTGCGCTACCGCGACGCCATCTTCCCGGCCGACTCCGCCTACTTCTCCGTGCCGGAGGGCAACATCGCCGCCTTCCCGGCGCCGCTTCTCGTGCTCCCCGGAACAGGCGGCCGGCAGCCGGAGTCGATCGCCAAACGCATTGCGTCCGAGGCACCTTCGGCCCGCCTCGTCGACGCCGGTTTCGACGCCCCGGCGAAGCAGTCGGAAACGGTCGAGACCGTCGTCGCATTCCTCAGCCAGAACAACCCGAAGTAA